The genomic segment CAAGTGCTTTATTTTGCGTGTCGGTAATCGTACCCTTTAGGGTATAGCCCTCTTGGCCATAAGCCGAGCATAAGGAAAAAAACAGGGATAATAGCACTAAAAACCCCCATATTCCGAATTTGGATTTGTGAATTAGCAGCATTGTTTAAAATTGGTTATTGTATTATTTCTGTTGCAATATAAGAATAATTATTAAATGTACAAATAACATTTAATAATTATTTCACCGAATTTTTAGCCCTGATACTTTATACACCGGTTAAAACGTTGTAGCAATGTTTACCTTATTTTTCTTGGGCGCGCTTATGGATTCTATTCTCAAAATTCAATAGTGTAAGATTTCGTATTTTGACCCCGGCGATAGATGAAGAGAACCTAAAAATGGGCTACGCAGTTTACTTCGCAGAAAAGCCTGGTGCTGCTTCATGTGCATTTTTCTGATACTCGCTCGGCGTCAGTCCAAAAGCAGTCTTAAAGCAGGTGGCGAAGTAACGGGGGTCAGTAAACCCTGTTTCATAAGCCACTTCACTTACGGTGATTGAGCGGTCTCTTTCCATCAGCTGACAGGCATGTTTTAAGCGTATATTTTTAATAAATTCACTGGGTGAGATATTCAGCAGCACCTTTGTTTTGCGGTACAATGTAGACTTTGATAGCCCCAGGAGGTCGCCCAGCCGAAGCACATCAAATTGGTCATCCCCCAGATGCTCTTCAATGGCTGCGATCATCTTCTGTAGAAATCGTTCGTCTGTGGGAGTGTAATCCAGGGCTGCAATATTGATCTCTGTATTACTGTGGAAATGCTGCTGTTTACACCGTTTATTAATAATAAAACTCTGCATCTTCGCTTCCAGTACCTTGACATCAAACGGCTTGCTGATGTAGCCATCTGCTCCTGCCTGATAGCACTCAATCCGGTCCTCCGGACTGCTTTTGGCCGTAAGCAGCAATACCGGAATATGATTATATTCGGTATTCGATTTAATCGCCCTGCAAAAACTCAGTCCATCCATTTCGGGCATCATAATATCGCTTACCACAATGTCTATCTCGTGCTGCTCAATTTTTTCAAGCCCCTCCCTGCCATGCGCGGCAAGGTGTACCTGATAGGTTCTCGAAAGGATATTGCACATCGTATTTCTCAGTTCTTCATTATCTTCTACCAAAAGCAGCTGTAGCCGGTTTTCGCTGGTATATGCTGGAATCGATGGAGCTGTCATCGCTGTCGCCACAGGATGATCCGCTAAAGTTGTGGAAAACAATCCATCAATGATTGGGATATTCCGCTCCACATAATAGCTCCTGTTTATTGGAATAATAACCTGGAAAATACTGCCCTGCTGTGGTACACTCTCCACTTCGATACGGCCGCCATGCATCTCAATGAGCTGTTTGCTGACAGACAATCCAATACCGTTGCTTTCGGGATGTACCGATGATCCGTTGGCATAAAAAGGGGTAAATATCTTCTCCAGTTCGGCAGGATCTATTCCTTCCCCATTATCACGGACATAGATGTGGAGAAATTCGTTGTCTGCCAGTGCCCCAACATAATAGGACAGCGAGACATGACCACCGGGCGTCGTATACTTAAAGGCATTGGAAAGCAGATTGAACAACACCTTGTCAATTTTATCCTCATCATAGAAGACCGTCTCTGGACACTCACCATGCAGTATTTCAAACTGAATATTCTTTTTTTTGGCAATAGGTCCAAAATGAGACTTTGCCAGGCGGTCAACAAAGGATGGGAAATGCGCATGACTGACCTGGAGCTTGATCGTATTGTGCTCCATTTTCCGGAAGTCGAGAATCTGCTGGAGCAGTCGTTTCAGGCGGCTTAAATTGAGGCGCATATTGTCAAACTGCTCAAGGTTATTTTTGGTCGTCATCTGCACATCATCGACCAGGCAGGAGATGATGGTCAGCGGGGTCAGCAGATCATGGGACACGCTGGTGAAGTAGCTGAGCTTGGACTGCGCCAGTTCATTCGCTTTTTCCTTCTCGATCTGGGCTACCTTAAGATCGCTGCGCAACTTGATCCGGTTGAAAGAATAACTGATAAATACAAATAACAGCCCCCCTAGCAGCAGGACATAGCAGGCATAAGCCAGGTTGCTTTCATAAAATGCAGGGCTTTTGTTGATGTCGATCTCAGTAATAGCCTCGTTCCACTGATTATTCAGATCCGTAGCTTTGACCAGAAAGCGATAATTGCCTTTGCTTAGATTATTGTAGGTAGCAAACAGACGGTCTCTGGGGGCCAGGATCCAGTCATCATCAACCCCCTCTAGCTTGTAGGCGTAACGGATCTTATCATGCTGAGTGAAGGGCAATGTGGAAAATGCGATTTCAATGTTCTGGTCATCAGGACTTAGGGTCAGCTGCTCCAAACCGGCGCTGAATTTTCCAGTTTTGCCTGCCAGAATGATAGATTTATTGTTGACCTTGACGTCGGTAATGCGTACTTTTTCCTTAAAATTGCTGATTACGCTATTATCATCGAGCCGCACCACACCATTGTATCCTCCAAAGAAGACAGCATGCTGCTGCTTGTCCACGGCAAATGCGCGTTTTGAAAACATGCTGACCTGCAGGCTATCCGAAGCAGTAAATTCGTTGATACGTTTGCTCAGCGGATCGATCTTATACAGATTACGCGTCGTGGACAGCCAAATATGATGTGGCAGGCAGACAATATCAAGCAACTGATTTTTTGCAAACAGAGCCGTATTGGCCACCTCTTCCGCTTTGTTGGCCACGGTCTGATACCATAGCAGCCGATTACTTTTGGTGCCAATCCAGAGATTTCCATACCGGTCTATATCCATTGTTTCGATCTGGTCAGTATTCAGTACCGGAGTTTCCTTTCCGATATGCAGGATGACAGACTGTGGTCGATCCCGGCGCAGGTAATATAGGCCACTACTTTTGGTGGCGACCCATAGGCCATTTTTATTGTCTTCTGCAATACTGACAGGCTGATCCCGGATACTGGTTATCAGCTCCGGGGCTGCAGATTGCGGTCTGCTGAGCAGCAGCCCCCGGCTGGTCGCAATCCAGACCTGCTGTGCGCTGTCCTTATAGAAAAAAGACGGGATTCCTCCGCGGGAAAGCTGTTGCAGGTCGATCTTATGTGACAATCCGATACCGGTGCGTGTGCGTTTAAAGACGTTGATCGATGCTTCATAAGCCGAACCTACCCACAGCTGGTCTTCGACATCAATAGCCGAGGTCACGGCCCGTATCGAGATCAGATCCCTGAAGTCTGAGTTGCTATAGGTACTGAGTTTCCCATTTTTGGGTTGAAAACTGCCGAATCCCAATCGCTCCAGATTGAACCACAACATCCCTTTGGCATCGCGGTAGAGCATATTGATATTGGGCGCAATACTATATTGCTCTTTGATCTGGCTGAAGGCATAATTACGGACAACCGGCTTATTAAAACTCAACATGGACACGCCCTTGCCGCCTACCGCAAGCCAAAGCGTACCATATCGATCTGCATAAATATCGTTAAAGATATTGGTTGTCTGATCAAAATAGGCAGATAGATCGATCTCCTGCAATTGATCCCCCTTATAGTGTATTGTAGTGATGCCCGAAAACGATAATACCCATATGTAGTGCCGATGTGGGTCCTGGACAATATTATAGAATAAGTCTTCTTTATCGACATGCCGTCGTTTGTTTTTTATCACGATTTCCCGGTAAGGGTTGTCAGTCTTGTCCGGATCAAACAGGTAGAGCCCATCTCCCCAGGTACAGATCCACAGCTGCCCCCTGTGGTCCTGCATAAGCTTATATGGCGCATTACGATCACCCAGCTTCGGATAGGACTTTAGCTGCCTACTGCCCGGTGCCAGCCGGAAAAGCCCCAGATTCCAGACACCGATCCAGATATTGCCCTGCTTATCCTCAAAGATCGCATTGACCGTATGCGCCCGCATATTCCGGTCCAGGATACCGGACAACTGTCGCTCTGTCAATGGATTCAAATGTTTATCGTAAATGAATAGCCCGTCGTCCGTCCCGATCCATAATCGCTGAAGATGGTCGACCAATAAAGTATTTATCCGTATGTTTTTCAGTCTTTTATCCTGAAGAGGAGCCAAGTTATAATTTCGCTTGTCAAGCAGATAAACACCCTTCTCACTACCCAAAACCAGGTAATGCCCATAAGCTGCCAGTGTACGGATACTCTGGTCGGGAGCAACCTTCCCATCGGTATCCCGCAGTTTAAAATTAAGAATGTTGTAAGCGTCAAAACGGCTAAGCCCCTGCGTGGAAGCAAACCAGATATACCCCTCATCATCTTGTATGGTCTGATTGATTGTCAATGAAGGCAACTCGTAATTTTTGGCCATCGGATCCAGTGCCATATGCTGTCCGTAAAGCGGTCCCGCTACCAGAGTAGACAGGAAGAACAAAATGATCATTTGGATAATACGTACCATAATCCCGTGGTTTAACGTGCTGGCTGAATCAATTGGTTATTGTTCCTGCTAAAGATAGAGAATGTTTTGAAAAGTATAAATGTTTATTTTACATTTATGTTTCTCAAAGAACATAAACCGGTTTTTAACTCATTGCGTGGGGAAATGATCTTATTTTAGGTGATGATTAACCCCATTTTAAACATCGGTTGCACCTGTTTAAAGTAGCTTTGTCCTACTCAAAAGAGATGACAAACAATTTAAATCTGAGATTATGCGTAGCTATTTTACTCTATGTTTATTACTTTTCACACAGCTGTCTTTCGGACAAAAATCCCAGAAGCAGGCTGTTCTCGAGCAGCTCAATCAGGTCAACAAGTACTGGCAGTCACATCACAAACCCCAGGTATGGGCATTTTGGGACCAGGCAGCGTATCATACCGGCAACATGGAACTGTACAAAATCCAGCCTCTAAAAAGCTATTTACGGTATTCCGAAGACTGGGCCGAACACAATGGCTGGAAGGGAGCAAAATCTGACAATAAGTCAAACTGGAAGTATAGCTATGGCGAGACAGACGACCATGTCCTTTTCGGGGACTGGCAGATCTGTTTCCAGGTCTATATCGACCTTTACCAGCTTGCACCCCAGCCACATAAAATTGCCCGCGCAAAGGAGGTTATGAATTATCAGATTCACACGGCCAACAACGATTACTGGTGGTGGGCAGACGGCCTGTATATGGTGATGCCCGTGATGACCAAGATGTATAAACTGACACATGACCCGCAGTATCTGGACAAACTGTTTACCTATATGCAGTATGCTGACAGCATCATGTATGACGAGCAGGAGAAACTCTATTATCGCGATGCTAAATATGTATATCCCAAACACAAAACCACGCAAGGAAAAAAAGATTTCTGGGCACGTGGCGACGGCTGGGTATTTGCTGCGCTAGCCAAGGTCATGGAGGACCTTACTCCAAACTCACCCCATTACAGCCACTATAAAACCCGGTTCGAGGCCATGGCTGCCGCTATTGTTGCCTGTCAGCAGCCCGAGGGCTTTTGGACACGCAGCATGCTGGATCCGCAGCATGCGCCCGGCAGAGAAACCAGCGGGACCGCATTTTTTACCTATGGACTGCTGTGGGGAATCAACCATGGGTTGCTGACCGCACAGAAATATCAGGATGCGGCATTGTTGGGCTGGCGCTACCTCAGTGAAACCGCGGTGCAGCCCGATGGGCGGGTTGGCTACATTCAGCCCATTGGCGAGAAGGCTATACCCGGACAGGTCGTTGACGCCCACTCCACAGCCCCCTTTGGCGTAGGCGCTTTTCTGTTGGCGGGCACACAAATGTACCGTTATCTTGACCGACAATAAACTGATACATGATGATCAAGCAGTTGCTATATATCGCATCTATCCTGTTGCTGAGCAGCACAGGTTATGCACAGGGAAAGAAAAAACAAACAGCCGTGCCTGTGGAAACAGGGCGGGAGTTTTGGCTACAGCAAATGGACCGTATGGTGCGGCCTGTGCTCCGTAGCCTGGCGCAAGATAGCCTGCGCATCCAGATGCCGCAGATCACGGCAGCACAGGTCGACAACAAGGAGCACCGCATCAAGGTACAATATGTAGAAGTACTGGGTCGTGTACTGGCTGGCATCAGTCCCTGGCTGGGACTGGAAGACGGATCTCCAGCAGAGATCGCCCTGCGCAGGCAATACCGGGCCTGGACATTGGCCGGCCTGAAAAACGCGCTGGACAGCAATGCCCATGATTTTATGCGCTTTGACATCGGCGGCCAGCAGCTGGTCGATGCCGCTTTTATATCACTGGCCTTTGTGCGTAGCCCCTGGCTCTGGCAGCAGCTCGATGAGGTTTCAAGACAGCGCTTGGTCGCTTCCATACGCTCTACCCGACAATTCCGCCCCGTCTACTCCAACTGGTTGCTCTTTTCTGCCATGAATGAAGCTTTTCTGGCTCGATACAGTACAGAATGGGATGTGATGCGCGTCGACTATGCCCTGCAGCAGCTCGAACTCTGGTATGTAGGGGATGGTATGTATAAAGACGGTCCACATTATGCCTTTGACTATTATAACAGTTATGTTATTCATCCCTTCCTTGGCGGCATCATGGATGTCATCCAGGAGAAGACGAAGAACTATGACCCTATGTTTGGTAAGATCAGGCAGCGTAATAAGCGCTATGCGGTTATTCAGGAGCGACTGATCAATGCGGATGGCAGTTTTCCGCCTTCTGGCCGCTCGCTGATCTATCGCGCCGGCGCCTTCCATCACCTGGCCGATATGGCCCTCAAGCAGCGCCTTCCCCAGGAACTGGCTCCGGGACAGGTACGCGCCGCCTTATCAGCAGTACTAAAAAAAACAACAGAAAGCCCCGACACTTACCGTCAGGGTTGGCTGACACTCGGCTTATATGGTGATCAGCCCGGACTGACCGATTTCTACAACAACCAAGGCAGCCCTTATTTATGTACTATGATCTTTTTGCCGCTGGGGCTTCCTTCCGATGCCCCCTTTTGGACAGCCGAAGCACAGGACTGGAGCGCCAAACGTATCTGGTCAGGCCAGAACTGGACGAAAGACCATAGCCAGGCAATTCCATAAAAAGAAAAAACCAGCTCCATGCATCAGGCATGGAGCGAAAAAAAGAGTGACAGATGAACATAAAAGAGATTTTCAACATCGCATTGTGCTGGACAGTTCTCCTGCTCAGTGGACAGCACATCATGGCCCAGCATCCCTCCATCAATACCATACCCGTGGGAAAAGGCTGGGCAAAAAATACCGTGAATACCGCAGTATTCCGCAAAAATTCCCTGGTCAGCAATGATAAGTACCAGTACATCGCCTATTATGACGATGATAGCTATGTCGTTCTCGGCAGACGCCTGTTGTCCGCGGCGGACTGGGAACTCAGTCGCACGGCCTACAAGGGCCATGCACAAGACGCCCACAATATCATCAGCATCATAGTTGACGGTGCTGGATACCTGCATGTCTGCTGGGACCAGCACAACAGCAAGTTACGTTATGCACGCACGGTGAAACCCAACAGCTTGCTTCTCGGCCCCGAACGCGCAATGACCGGTGACAAAGAGACATCGGTGACTTATCCCGAATTCTTAAAGCTTCCCAATGGGCAGTTGCTCTTCTTATACCGTGATGGTGGATCTGGCAACGGCAACCTTGTCATCAATAGGTATGATGACAAGCAAGACAGGTGGACACGCGTGCATAGCAACCTGATCGACGGTGAGGGGAAGCGCAATGCCTACTGGCAAAGCTGTGTGGACGACAACGGCACCATACACCTCTCCTGGGTCTGGCGGGAGAGTCCCGATGTCGCCAGCAATCACGACATGGCCTATGCCTGCTCCAGAGATGGAGGTCTGACCTGGCAGAACAGCAGGGGAACAGTCTACAGCCTCCCGATAAATGCTGCCACCGCTGAGTATGCTGCCCACATTCCACAGGGACATGAACTCATCAACCAGACCTCCATGGCTGCGGACGAAGCAGGTAACCCCTATATTGCGACCTACTGGCGCGACCAACACAGCCATATTCCACAGTATAGAATTATCTATCTACAACAGGGGCAATGGCATATCCGTTCGTTCGACTACAGGAAAACGTCTTTTAGCCTGAGCGGCCAGGGAACAAAAGAAATTCCCATAGCGCGGCCACAACTGCTGGTTAGCGGAAAAAATGAAGAGGCCGCCGTGACGATGGTTATACGGGATGCCGAACGTGGTTCACGCCCCAGTGTACTGCATGTCAAAGGCCTGAAAGACG from the Sphingobacterium thalpophilum genome contains:
- a CDS encoding hybrid sensor histidine kinase/response regulator transcription factor; the protein is MVRIIQMIILFFLSTLVAGPLYGQHMALDPMAKNYELPSLTINQTIQDDEGYIWFASTQGLSRFDAYNILNFKLRDTDGKVAPDQSIRTLAAYGHYLVLGSEKGVYLLDKRNYNLAPLQDKRLKNIRINTLLVDHLQRLWIGTDDGLFIYDKHLNPLTERQLSGILDRNMRAHTVNAIFEDKQGNIWIGVWNLGLFRLAPGSRQLKSYPKLGDRNAPYKLMQDHRGQLWICTWGDGLYLFDPDKTDNPYREIVIKNKRRHVDKEDLFYNIVQDPHRHYIWVLSFSGITTIHYKGDQLQEIDLSAYFDQTTNIFNDIYADRYGTLWLAVGGKGVSMLSFNKPVVRNYAFSQIKEQYSIAPNINMLYRDAKGMLWFNLERLGFGSFQPKNGKLSTYSNSDFRDLISIRAVTSAIDVEDQLWVGSAYEASINVFKRTRTGIGLSHKIDLQQLSRGGIPSFFYKDSAQQVWIATSRGLLLSRPQSAAPELITSIRDQPVSIAEDNKNGLWVATKSSGLYYLRRDRPQSVILHIGKETPVLNTDQIETMDIDRYGNLWIGTKSNRLLWYQTVANKAEEVANTALFAKNQLLDIVCLPHHIWLSTTRNLYKIDPLSKRINEFTASDSLQVSMFSKRAFAVDKQQHAVFFGGYNGVVRLDDNSVISNFKEKVRITDVKVNNKSIILAGKTGKFSAGLEQLTLSPDDQNIEIAFSTLPFTQHDKIRYAYKLEGVDDDWILAPRDRLFATYNNLSKGNYRFLVKATDLNNQWNEAITEIDINKSPAFYESNLAYACYVLLLGGLLFVFISYSFNRIKLRSDLKVAQIEKEKANELAQSKLSYFTSVSHDLLTPLTIISCLVDDVQMTTKNNLEQFDNMRLNLSRLKRLLQQILDFRKMEHNTIKLQVSHAHFPSFVDRLAKSHFGPIAKKKNIQFEILHGECPETVFYDEDKIDKVLFNLLSNAFKYTTPGGHVSLSYYVGALADNEFLHIYVRDNGEGIDPAELEKIFTPFYANGSSVHPESNGIGLSVSKQLIEMHGGRIEVESVPQQGSIFQVIIPINRSYYVERNIPIIDGLFSTTLADHPVATAMTAPSIPAYTSENRLQLLLVEDNEELRNTMCNILSRTYQVHLAAHGREGLEKIEQHEIDIVVSDIMMPEMDGLSFCRAIKSNTEYNHIPVLLLTAKSSPEDRIECYQAGADGYISKPFDVKVLEAKMQSFIINKRCKQQHFHSNTEINIAALDYTPTDERFLQKMIAAIEEHLGDDQFDVLRLGDLLGLSKSTLYRKTKVLLNISPSEFIKNIRLKHACQLMERDRSITVSEVAYETGFTDPRYFATCFKTAFGLTPSEYQKNAHEAAPGFSAK
- a CDS encoding glycoside hydrolase family 88/105 protein, which codes for MRSYFTLCLLLFTQLSFGQKSQKQAVLEQLNQVNKYWQSHHKPQVWAFWDQAAYHTGNMELYKIQPLKSYLRYSEDWAEHNGWKGAKSDNKSNWKYSYGETDDHVLFGDWQICFQVYIDLYQLAPQPHKIARAKEVMNYQIHTANNDYWWWADGLYMVMPVMTKMYKLTHDPQYLDKLFTYMQYADSIMYDEQEKLYYRDAKYVYPKHKTTQGKKDFWARGDGWVFAALAKVMEDLTPNSPHYSHYKTRFEAMAAAIVACQQPEGFWTRSMLDPQHAPGRETSGTAFFTYGLLWGINHGLLTAQKYQDAALLGWRYLSETAVQPDGRVGYIQPIGEKAIPGQVVDAHSTAPFGVGAFLLAGTQMYRYLDRQ
- a CDS encoding DUF2264 domain-containing protein, whose translation is MMIKQLLYIASILLLSSTGYAQGKKKQTAVPVETGREFWLQQMDRMVRPVLRSLAQDSLRIQMPQITAAQVDNKEHRIKVQYVEVLGRVLAGISPWLGLEDGSPAEIALRRQYRAWTLAGLKNALDSNAHDFMRFDIGGQQLVDAAFISLAFVRSPWLWQQLDEVSRQRLVASIRSTRQFRPVYSNWLLFSAMNEAFLARYSTEWDVMRVDYALQQLELWYVGDGMYKDGPHYAFDYYNSYVIHPFLGGIMDVIQEKTKNYDPMFGKIRQRNKRYAVIQERLINADGSFPPSGRSLIYRAGAFHHLADMALKQRLPQELAPGQVRAALSAVLKKTTESPDTYRQGWLTLGLYGDQPGLTDFYNNQGSPYLCTMIFLPLGLPSDAPFWTAEAQDWSAKRIWSGQNWTKDHSQAIP